A portion of the Lolium rigidum isolate FL_2022 chromosome 1, APGP_CSIRO_Lrig_0.1, whole genome shotgun sequence genome contains these proteins:
- the LOC124679086 gene encoding pentatricopeptide repeat-containing protein At2g29760, chloroplastic-like, which translates to MCFLSRMLNGKTRSFSTIKKSFSQSTHVLPVPIPRLTHRNLPILLSYATVSGLLLKIPLLHSVLRSLSSGPDPSLSLSFLSLLRRSGHMPLDNYPLCAALGTAARMPSVVAGAQLHALSEKLGLGSDTFVLNTLINMYSACSYPSAARSVLDSAPQGASDTVSWNTIIAGYVRGGLPKKALQAFSQMAQGQVRLDEVTLLNALVACAKTCTMEVGKLCHALLVMNGFEVNCYMGSSLISMYAKCGLVEDARRVFDRMPERNVVCWTSMISGYTQLGKSKEAVKLFRDMQIAGMKPDDATISTVVSSCGQMGALDLGRYVHAYCDVHGLGKSISARNSFIDMYSKCGDVKKAYEIFRGMVRRDGFSWTVMIMGFAVNGLSGEALDLFAQMEEEGEVMPNEITFLGVLTSCSHQGLVEQGYHHFHRMSKIYSIAPRIEHYGCIVDLLGRAKLFAEAQQFIEDMPIAPDVVIWRSLLFACRACGEVGIAEYAAERIQELEPNMCGENVLLSNVYATASRWVDASKLRTRMHSSRVIKRPGCSFIEVDGYVHEFFSGDDSHFETEAIYNILLGINGLLVAESFLM; encoded by the coding sequence ATGTGCTTTTTGTCACGAATGCTCAATGGGAAGACTCGATCCTTCTCCACTATCAAAAAATCTTTCTCTCAAAGTACACATGTCCTTCCCGTCCCAATTCCCCGACTCACCCACCGAAATCTCCCCATCCTCCTCTCCTATGCAACCGTCTCAGGTCTTTTGCTCAAGATACCCCTTCTCCACTCGGTCCTTCGCTCACTCTCCTCGGGGCCTGacccatctctctccctctcattCCTCTCCCTACTCCGCCGGTCTGGCCACATGCCCCTCGATAACTACCCCCTTTGTGCTGCTCTTGGTACCGCCGCCCGCATGCCCTCTGTCGTTGCTGGTGCCCAGCTCCATGCCCTTTCTGAGAAACTCGGTCTAGGTTCTGATACCTTTGTCCTCAACACTCTTATCAACATGTATTCGGCTTGTAGTTATCCATCTGCTGCAAggtcagttcttgattctgctccCCAGGGGGCATCTGATACTGTTTCCTGGAATACGATCATTGCTGGATACGTGCGTGGTGGGCTGCCTAAGAAGGCTTTGCAGGCTTTTAGCCAAATGGCCCAGGGGCAAGTTAGGCTGGATGAGGTCACCTTACTGAATGCTCTAGTTGCTTGTGCGAAGACATGCACTATGGAGGTTGGAAAACTGTGTCATGCACTACTTGTAATGAATGGTTTTGAGGTTAACTGTTATATGGGTTCCTCTTTGATCAGCATGTATGCAAAGTGTGGGCTGGTTGAAGATGCTCGCAGGGTTTTCGATCGAATGCCTGAGAGGAATGTGGTTTGCTGGACCTCAATGATCTCCGGATATACACAGCTAGGTAAGTCTAAAGAGGCTGTTAAGCTATTCAGAGACATGCAGATTGCTGGAATGAAACCTGATGACGCAACAATTTCTACTGTTGTATCTTCATGTGGCCAGATGGGAGCACTGGACTTGGGCCGCTATGTCCATGCTTACTGTGATGTTCATGGTTTAGGAAAGAGCATTTCCGCCAGAAATTCATTTATTGACATGTACTCAAAGTGTGGggatgtcaagaaggcctacgagATATTTCGTGGAATGGTCAGGCGGGATGGTTTTTCTTGGACGGTGATGATAATGGGCTTTGCTGTGAATGGCCTCTCTGGTGAGGCACTAGATTTGTTTGCACAGATGGAAGAAGAGGGTGAAGTCATGCCAAATGAGATCACTTTCTTGGGTGTCTTAACTTCTTGCAGCCATCAAGGGCTAGTTGAACAAGGATACCATCACTTTCATCGCATGTCCAAGATTTACAGTATTGCCCCGAGGATTGAACACTACGGATGCATAGTCGATCTCTTGGGGCGTGCAAAGCTATTTGCAGAGGCAcaacaattcattgaagatatgccTATCGCTCCTGATGTGGTAATATGGCGGTCATTGTTGTTTGCCTGCAGAGCCTGTGGAGAGGTGGGAATTGCAGAGTATGCAGCGGAAAGGATCCAAGAGTTGGAGCCAAACATGTGTGGAGAGAATGTTTTACTTTCTAATGTCTATGCTACCGCATCAAGGTGGGTTGATGCGAGTAAACTGAGGACAAGGATGCACAGTAGCAGAGTGATTAAGCGGCCTGGTTGCTCTTTCATTGAAGTGGACGGATATGTGCACGAGTTCTTTTCAGGAGACGATTCACATTTTGAGACTGAAGCCATATACAACATTCTTTTAGGGATTAATGGGCTGTTAGTAGCAGAGTCCTTCCTGATGTGA
- the LOC124679097 gene encoding DNA polymerase zeta processivity subunit-like, with translation MDRKNQTPQGQIAQVVVEFLEVAVSCIVFLKGFYPARAFERRRYMNVVVQKAVHPQLAGYIHSVTAGLLPFIQKGLVERVIVIFYNKDHIPIEKFVFKLALSQSYGSNIEQSSLEFALRAFLIKLTVAETLTKPLPSDSSWEIAAYFRSLPADGIKDKEEDAQMWIPTDTKMWMQPPHITPIKSMGCDPLKMQLYLEQPSPAEAKDPAP, from the exons ATGGATCGGAAGAATCAAACTCCACAGG GTCAAATTGCACAAGTGGTTGTTGAATTTCTAGAAGTAGCTGTCAGCTGCATTGTCTTCCTCAAAGGATTCTATCCTGCTC GTGCATTTGAGAGGAGAAGGTACATGAATGTAGTTGTCCAGAAAGCTGTGCATCCCCAGCTTGCTGGCTATATCCACTCTGTGACTGCTGGCCTTCTACCTTTCATACAGAAG GGACTGGTCGAGAGGGTCATAGTCATCTTCTACAACAAAGATCACATACCGATCGAGAAGTTTGTGTTCAAGCTTGCATTGAGCCAATCGTATGGCTCAAATATAGAGCAGTCTAGCCTGGAGTTCGCTCTGCGAGCGTTCCTGATCAAACTAACGGTGGCCGAAACTCTCACGAAACCCCTTCCATCAG ATAGCAGCTGGGAGATCGCAGCCTACTTCCGATCCCTCCCCGCGGACGGCATCAAGGACAAGGAAGAGGACGCTCAGATGTGGATCCCCACGGACACCAAGATGTGGATGCAACCGCCGCATATCACCCCCATCAAGTCGATGGGCTGCGACCCTCTGAAGATGCAGCTCTACCTGGAGCAACCTAGCCCCGCGGAGGCCAAGGATCCCGCTCCGTAA
- the LOC124679111 gene encoding LOW QUALITY PROTEIN: retinoblastoma-related protein 1-like (The sequence of the model RefSeq protein was modified relative to this genomic sequence to represent the inferred CDS: inserted 1 base in 1 codon): protein MEERFAGLCKSKLALNESTTRQAMQLFKETRIILQSSMSSLATGSPEETERSWSACVLYCVSKLSTGEKAKVDGGITLRQILRAFELKIVDFFKEMPQFCIKVGFILTGLYGSDWEKRLELQEMQAGIVHLCSLGRYYKRAYEELFLSNDGKPADNSSEPNAQQASEHYRFGWLLFLSLRIQTNSRSKNLLTSTTELVSVLAVLIIHIPARLRNFSIQDSSCFAKKSDKGVKLIASLCERYLTSEDELRKALEKTNTLIMDILKKKPCSDATELQQGNLSFIDPEGLTFFKNFLEEDSLKSSLQTLEKEYENALNTKGELDERMFANDEDSLLGSGSLSGGAIKLPGTKRKYDVMTSPTKSTTSRAPMSPPRFCPSPTGNSFCNSKIAPSTPVSTAMTTAKWLRSTITPLPSRPSGELLRFFSSCDKDVTDDITSRAAIILGAIFTGSSFGERMCTSVRNTNGMDAIWTEQRKMEALKLYYRVLESMCRAESQILSGSNLTSLLSNERFHRCMIACSAELVLATHKTVTMMFPAVLEKTGITAFDLSKVIESFVRHEDTLPRELKRHLNSLEERLLESLAWEKGSSMYNSLIVARPALSAEINRLGLLAEPMPSLDAIVVHHDISVGGLPPLPFQKQELLQDKDEVRSPKRACTERRNVLVDISFRSPVKDTIKSKSLPPLQSAFASPTRPNPAAAGETCAETGIGVFLSKIAKLAAIRIKGLCEKMNLHQQTVECVYSLVQQIINHHTAXFFNRHVDQIILCSIYGVAKVTKLALTFKEIIYSYRKQPHCKPQVFRSVYVHWPSRSRSGKIGADHLDIITFYNEVFIPTVKPFLVDLGPCTSPNKNSEEKSASDAVPFPESPRLARFPTLPDMSPKKVSATRNVYVSPLRTSKMDTLLSPSSKSYYACVGESTQAFQSPSKDLKAINTRLNSGKKVNGKLNFDVVDDQVVARSLTDQNGASAALVAVLGTKTPVKSEQADS, encoded by the exons ATGGAGGAGCGCTTCGCCGGTCTCTGCAAG AGCAAGCTAGCTCTCAACGAGAGCACGACGAGGCAGGCGATGCAGCTGTTCAAGGAGACCAGGATCATCCTCCAGTCCAGCATGTCGTCTTTGGCCACTGGATCG CCTGAGGAGACCGAGAGGTCCTGGTCCGCCTGTGTTCTGTACTGCGTGTCTAAGCTCAGCACAGGGGAGAAAGCCAAGGTAGATGGTGGCATCACGCTGCGCCAGATCCTGAGGGCATTTGAACTCAA AATTGTTGATTTTTTCAAGGAGATGCCTCAGTTCTGCATAAAGGTTGGATTCATTCTGACTGGTCTGTATGGTTCAGATTGGGAGAAGAGGCTTGAG TTACAGGAGATGCAAGCTGGTATTGTCCATTTATGCTCACTAGGCCG GTAttacaaacgcgcatacgaggAGCTATTCCTGTCAAATGACGGCAAGCCTGCAGATAACTCTTCAGAACCAAATGCACAACAAGCTTCTGAACATTATCGCTTTGGATGGTTACTCTTCTTATCTCTTAGAATCCAAACAAATAGCCGGTCCAAGAATCTTTTAACATCCACAACTGAGCTAGTTTCTGTGTTG GCTGTACTTATTATTCATATCCCTGCGCGGCTAAGGAACTTCAGTATCCAGGATTCGTCCTGCTTTG CTAAAAAGTCAGATAAGGGAGTCAAGCTTATTGCATCCCTTTGCGAAAGATATCTTACCTCAGAAGATGAGTTGCGCAAAGCACTAGAGAAGACAAACACTCTCATTATGGATATTCTTAAAAAGAAACCTTGCTCAGATGCTACAGAGCTCCAGCAGGGCAATTTGTCGTTTATTGATCCAG AGGGCTTGACATTTTTTAAGAATTTTCTCGAGGAAGATTCATTGAAATCAAGTTTGCAGACCCTCGAAAAGGAATATGAGAATGCACTTAACACTAAGGGAGAATTAGATGAGCGCATGTTCGCTAATGATGAGGATAGTTTGCTTGGCAGTGGAAGTCTGTCAGGAGGTGCCATTAAGTTACCGGGCACAAAG AGAAAGTATGATGTTATGACCTCACCTACAAAATCAACAACAAgccgagctccaatgtctcctccACGTTTCTGTCCATCACCTACCGGAAATAGcttttgcaactcaaagattgcTCCTTCCACCCCAGTGAGCACAGCCATGACAACTGCCAAGTGGCTTCGGTCTACAATAACACCCCTTCCTTCAAGACCTTCTGGGGAGTTGCTGCGCTTCTTCTCGTCATGTGATAAGGATGTAACAGATGACATTACATCTAGAGCTGCCATTATACTCGGAGCCATATTCACAGGAAGTTCTTTTGGTGAGCGTATGTGTACTAGTGTGCGAAACACAAATGGGATGGATGCTATCTGGACAGAGCAAAGGAAAATGGAAGCTCTTAAGCTGTATTATAGAGTTCTAGAATCAATGTGCCGAGCAGAGTcacagatcttgagtgggagcaaTCTTACATCACTTCTGTCTAATGAGCGCTTTCATCGGTGCATGATTGCCTGTTCTGCTGAGTTAGTTCTGGCCACTCACAAGACAGTCACAATGATGTTTCCAGCTGTGTTAGAGAAAACTGGTATAACAGCTTTTGACTTGAGTAAAGTCATAGAGAGCTTTGTTAGGCATGAAGATACACTTCCACGAGAGTTGAAGCGTCATTTGAATTCACTGGAGGAGCGGCTTCTGGAAAGCCTGGCATGGGAGAAAGGCTCCTCAATGTACAATTCCTTAATTGTTGCTAGACCAGCATTATCTGCAGAAATAAATCGGCTAGGTCTACTGGCTGAGCCAATGCCATCACTTGATGCTATTGTAGTGCATCATGATATTTCAGTGGGGGGCCTTCCACCTCTTCCATTTCAAAAGCAAGAACTCTTACAAG ATAAAGATGAAGTTAGATCGCCCAAAAGAGCTTGTACTGAAAGGAGAAATGTGCTGGTAGACATCTCATTTAGATCGCCAGTGaaagataccatcaaatcaaagtCACTACCTCCTCTTCAATCGGCGTTTGCAAG CCCAACAAGACCTAATCCTGCAGCAGCAGGAGAAACATGTGCAGAGACAGGAATAGGTGTATTCTTGAGCAAG ATAGCAAAACTTGCAGCTATTAGAATCAAAGGTCTCTGTGAAAAAATGAATCTTCATCAACAAACTGTGGAGTGTGTATACTCCCTTGTCCAGCAAATCATCAACCACCACACTG CTTTTTTCAACAGGCATGTTGACCAAATTATACTGTGCAGCATATATGGAGTTGCAAAG GTAACTAAATTGGCCCTTACATTCAAGGAGATTATTTATAGCTACAGAAAACAGCCTCATTGCAAGCCACAGGTTTTCCGTAGTGTTTATGTCCATTGGCCATCAAGAAGCCGCAGTGGG AAAATCGGAGCGGACCATCTTGATATTATCACTTTCTACAATGAAGTTTTTATTCCTACCGTCAAGCCTTTCTTGGTAGATCTTGGACCTTGCACCAGTCCAAACAAAAACAGCGAGGAAAAAAGCGCTTCTGATG CAGTTCCATTTCCAGAATCTCCTCGGCTGGCTAGGTTTCCAACCCTTCCTGACATGTCTCCAAAGAAAGTGTCTGCTACTCGTAATGTTTACGTCTCCCCACTACGAACATCAAAG ATGGATACTTTGCTTTCTCCAAGCTCTAAGAGCTATTACGCCTGCGTCGGGGAGAGCACCCAAGCATTCCAGAGCCCTTCCAAAGACTTGAAGGCCATTAACACCCGCCTAAACAG CGGGAAGAAAGTCAACGGAAAGCTCAACTTTGATGTTGTCGATGATCAGGTCGTCGCTAGGAGTCTCACCGACCAAAATGGCGCCTCCGCTGCTCTGGTGGCGGTTCTTGGCACCAAGACGCCGGTGAAATCCGAGCAGGCAGACTCTTAG